A genomic window from Sulfurospirillum multivorans DSM 12446 includes:
- a CDS encoding DUF234 domain-containing protein, whose product MSKHPTLLQQFRSFYLQNKLSDLEIAIEYFSVFGGTSWNVDTTKPLFDLIAHKILKNYTYIHADITKLTYSNKLSHALLTACATGDRRVYSSYKKARLSREEGNEALHALLRSEIVELEYSLERPVREEDDNSDKLNFISPFMRFWFAFVSPFYKTIKENDFSEVEKAFTNREQGFNDLIFEKLAQELLKKSLIEDPIVEIGSYWDKNAEIDILAKTKSGKLIAGACKYTNTKVKKTELSKLKEQCAKAEFEPDMFVLFSKSGYSSELKALKGEDLKLFTLKSLKPLVEEIGEKELIPCEGKKY is encoded by the coding sequence ATGTCAAAACATCCTACCCTCCTTCAACAATTTCGTTCTTTTTATCTTCAAAACAAGCTGAGCGACCTTGAAATCGCCATCGAATACTTCAGTGTTTTTGGCGGCACCAGTTGGAATGTCGATACTACCAAACCTCTTTTTGATCTGATCGCACATAAGATTTTAAAAAACTACACCTACATTCATGCCGACATCACCAAACTTACCTACAGCAATAAACTTTCGCATGCACTACTCACTGCCTGTGCTACGGGCGATCGTCGTGTCTACTCTTCGTACAAAAAAGCACGTTTGAGTCGAGAAGAAGGCAATGAAGCCTTGCATGCACTGTTGCGCAGTGAGATCGTTGAGCTTGAGTATTCATTGGAGCGCCCTGTTCGTGAAGAGGATGATAACTCCGATAAACTGAACTTCATTAGTCCGTTTATGCGCTTTTGGTTTGCCTTTGTCTCCCCTTTTTACAAAACCATCAAAGAGAATGATTTTAGCGAAGTCGAAAAAGCGTTTACCAACCGCGAACAAGGCTTTAACGATCTTATTTTTGAAAAACTCGCTCAGGAATTGTTGAAAAAAAGTTTGATCGAAGATCCGATTGTGGAGATAGGCAGTTATTGGGATAAAAACGCAGAGATTGATATTTTGGCGAAAACGAAATCGGGAAAACTCATCGCAGGTGCGTGCAAATACACCAACACCAAAGTGAAAAAAACCGAGCTGAGTAAACTCAAAGAGCAATGTGCCAAAGCTGAATTTGAGCCTGATATGTTCGTTCTGTTTAGCAAAAGTGGTTACAGCTCGGAACTCAAAGCGCTTAAGGGAGAGGATCTTAAACTTTTTACGCTCAAAAGTTTGAAACCGTTGGTGGAAGAGATTGGTGAAAAAGAGTTGATCCCGTGTGAGGGAAAGAAATACTAA
- a CDS encoding response regulator transcription factor, which produces MQPNLIMIEDDVELAEILCNFLKRYNITVTNYDDPYLGISALSLIKYDLLILDLSLPGMDGLEICKEVRAKSDIPIIISSARSDLEDKIVGLELGADDYLPKPYEPKELYARIISVLRRYKKSNSVSEESSSSTLILKEESHTIFFQGTPLTLTPAEYDVLTHLIKKNNCVVSRTELLNSALSLNEENESRSLDVLISRIRTKLGESSKEPKLIHSVRGIGYRLQA; this is translated from the coding sequence ATGCAACCGAACCTCATAATGATCGAGGATGATGTCGAACTTGCCGAAATCTTATGCAATTTTTTAAAACGCTATAACATCACCGTCACCAACTACGACGACCCCTATCTTGGCATCAGTGCACTAAGCCTTATCAAATATGACCTGCTCATTTTAGACCTCTCTTTGCCTGGTATGGACGGGCTAGAGATCTGCAAAGAGGTACGCGCCAAAAGCGATATTCCCATCATCATCTCCTCCGCACGAAGCGACTTGGAAGATAAAATCGTAGGCTTGGAACTTGGAGCAGACGACTACTTACCCAAACCCTATGAGCCCAAAGAGCTTTACGCGCGCATCATCAGTGTGCTCAGACGCTACAAAAAAAGTAACTCAGTCAGTGAAGAGAGCAGTAGTTCCACGTTGATTCTCAAAGAAGAGAGTCACACCATCTTTTTTCAAGGTACACCACTCACACTCACCCCTGCGGAATACGACGTGCTCACCCATCTCATCAAAAAAAACAACTGCGTGGTCTCACGAACAGAGCTGCTTAACAGCGCACTGAGTCTCAATGAAGAGAATGAGAGCAGAAGCCTTGACGTGCTCATCAGCCGTATTCGTACCAAACTAGGCGAGAGCTCCAAAGAGCCTAAGCTGATTCATTCCGTCAGAGGTATCGGGTATAGGCTTCAAGCATGA
- a CDS encoding response regulator, whose amino-acid sequence MNKRNFELLGSFTILYIEDEADLLKHTTSVLEDFVKKIYPVQTIEEALEIIKTEKIDVIVADIHLKYSNGLDFLRTLKHDLEIELPSIVTTAFTDTEYLLDAIKLHVDNYLIKPVNIKELLNSLHDVLLPKIQAKEIVRSYNIIKTISAVTDSKQVEIIRFIIKNLDNDNMLNYSYSEIMEQVDVSKPTVIKLFKQLGDQGILTKIQNKKYLFDETQLPLPENA is encoded by the coding sequence ATGAACAAGCGCAATTTTGAGTTACTCGGTAGCTTTACGATTCTTTACATCGAAGATGAAGCGGATTTGCTGAAACACACCACATCTGTTTTAGAAGATTTTGTGAAAAAGATCTACCCCGTGCAAACGATCGAGGAAGCTTTGGAGATCATTAAAACCGAAAAAATCGACGTCATTGTCGCGGACATTCACCTTAAATACAGCAATGGCTTGGACTTTTTGCGCACCCTCAAACATGACCTAGAGATCGAACTTCCCTCCATCGTTACGACTGCGTTTACCGACACCGAGTATCTGCTGGATGCGATAAAACTTCATGTGGATAACTACCTCATTAAGCCTGTCAACATCAAGGAGCTCCTTAATTCATTGCACGATGTATTGCTTCCAAAAATTCAAGCCAAAGAGATCGTGCGCTCGTATAACATCATCAAAACCATCTCCGCGGTGACCGATAGCAAGCAAGTCGAGATCATCCGTTTTATCATCAAAAATTTGGACAATGACAATATGCTCAATTACTCTTACAGCGAGATTATGGAGCAAGTGGATGTGAGTAAACCCACCGTCATCAAGCTCTTTAAACAGCTTGGAGATCAAGGGATTTTGACAAAAATTCAAAATAAAAAATACCTGTTTGACGAGACCCAATTGCCGCTTCCGGAGAACGCATGA
- a CDS encoding CDGSH iron-sulfur domain-containing protein: MSPVKMSLEANKEYHFCTCGKSATSVLCDGSHRGSGLAPKTFFVPESKEYYLCACKKSANAPFCDGSHAK; this comes from the coding sequence ATGTCACCTGTTAAAATGTCACTTGAAGCCAATAAAGAGTACCACTTCTGTACTTGTGGTAAAAGTGCTACCTCTGTTTTATGCGATGGTAGCCATAGAGGTTCAGGTCTTGCACCTAAAACATTTTTTGTTCCTGAGAGCAAAGAGTATTACCTCTGCGCCTGTAAAAAGAGCGCCAATGCTCCTTTTTGTGATGGAAGTCACGCAAAATAA
- the selA gene encoding L-seryl-tRNA(Sec) selenium transferase translates to MNALKTLPKVDKCLTHTLFEGCNATLVMKIARIKIEEIRQGLITKEIESFDEEALMQEIKKAYDALFEPSLKPLINATGVILHTNMGRSLISKTLLDRASDVICNYSNLEYNLELGSRGERYEHVSTHLRELLNVEDVLVVNNNASAVFLILNTFAKNQEVVVSRGELVEIGGSFRIPEVMKQSGAILNEVGATNKTKITDYESAINENIAMLMKVHQSNFSIEGFSEAVAYEDLKQLATQNNLLDYYDLGSGYVPKLPYNLGNREHSLSEILTCNPSLISFSGDKLFGSVQAGIIAGRADLIAKLKKNQLLRMLRVDKITLSLLEESIKAYLAEEYEQIPTLWLLFRSVEELTQRALHVKESVGKNSCEIVESETYMGGGTLPNRRFPTIALHVKGKATLLERKFRENHVIGRIENDHFLLDFRTILPSTEEKLSEIIKRIVGN, encoded by the coding sequence ATGAATGCTTTAAAAACGCTTCCAAAAGTTGACAAATGCCTTACACATACGCTTTTTGAAGGCTGTAATGCAACCTTAGTGATGAAAATCGCCAGAATAAAAATCGAGGAAATCCGTCAAGGACTTATCACCAAAGAGATCGAAAGCTTCGATGAAGAGGCGTTAATGCAGGAAATCAAAAAAGCCTATGACGCGCTTTTTGAGCCTTCACTCAAACCTCTTATCAATGCCACAGGCGTTATTTTGCACACCAATATGGGCAGAAGTTTGATCTCGAAAACCTTGTTGGATCGCGCCAGTGACGTCATCTGCAACTACTCCAATTTGGAGTATAACCTAGAACTTGGCAGTCGAGGCGAGCGCTATGAGCATGTCAGCACGCATCTGAGAGAGCTTTTAAATGTGGAAGATGTACTGGTTGTCAACAACAACGCTTCCGCTGTCTTTTTGATCTTAAACACCTTTGCCAAAAACCAAGAAGTCGTGGTCTCAAGGGGCGAATTGGTCGAGATTGGTGGCAGTTTTCGCATTCCTGAAGTGATGAAACAAAGTGGCGCCATTCTGAATGAAGTCGGAGCGACCAATAAAACCAAAATCACTGACTACGAAAGCGCCATCAACGAAAACATCGCGATGCTGATGAAGGTGCATCAGTCCAACTTTAGCATCGAAGGGTTTAGCGAAGCCGTAGCGTATGAAGATCTCAAGCAACTCGCCACCCAAAACAACCTTTTGGACTACTACGACCTTGGAAGCGGCTACGTTCCTAAACTGCCGTACAACCTCGGCAACCGCGAACATTCCCTTTCAGAAATTCTTACATGTAACCCTTCACTGATCAGTTTCAGTGGCGACAAACTCTTTGGAAGCGTGCAAGCAGGCATTATCGCAGGGCGGGCTGATTTGATCGCAAAACTGAAAAAGAACCAACTTCTTCGAATGCTACGTGTGGATAAAATCACCCTGAGTCTGCTTGAAGAGAGCATTAAAGCGTATCTCGCAGAAGAGTACGAGCAAATTCCTACGCTTTGGCTGCTGTTTCGAAGTGTCGAAGAACTCACGCAACGAGCATTACATGTAAAAGAGTCTGTCGGCAAAAATTCGTGCGAAATTGTAGAGAGCGAAACCTATATGGGTGGCGGTACTTTGCCCAACCGTCGCTTCCCCACGATTGCTTTACATGTAAAAGGAAAAGCAACCCTTTTGGAGCGAAAATTCCGCGAAAACCATGTGATCGGGCGCATTGAAAATGACCACTTTTTACTCGATTTTCGCACAATCCTTCCCAGTACCGAAGAAAAACTGAGTGAAATTATTAAACGCATTGTAGGGAATTAA
- a CDS encoding pirin family protein, producing MSFIIHRANQRGAAEHGWLHSHFSFSFAEYYNPSRMGFGALRVINDDIVEAGEGFGMHPHRDMEIISIVTKGVLIHKDSFGNHGEVHAGEIQYMSAGEGVLHSEFASKDESAALFQIWIHPNQKGGKPLYNQRDFRDVTKSNQWVTLVSPDGADNSIAIKQDAFIATTELDEGKTISLAPSSPNRGKLVLVVEGEIKIDGATLETRDEVQITEEKAYEIKALKPSWVLVFDVPMH from the coding sequence ATGTCATTTATCATTCATAGAGCCAACCAAAGAGGCGCTGCAGAGCATGGTTGGCTTCATAGCCATTTTAGTTTTTCATTTGCCGAGTATTACAATCCTTCCCGCATGGGTTTTGGCGCACTGCGTGTCATTAATGATGACATCGTGGAGGCAGGAGAGGGTTTTGGAATGCACCCGCACCGCGATATGGAGATCATCTCCATCGTCACTAAAGGGGTTTTGATTCACAAAGACTCGTTTGGCAATCACGGCGAAGTTCATGCCGGTGAAATTCAGTATATGAGTGCAGGCGAAGGGGTTTTACACTCCGAATTTGCCTCAAAAGATGAGTCCGCCGCGCTGTTTCAAATCTGGATACACCCAAACCAAAAAGGTGGAAAACCACTCTACAACCAACGTGATTTTAGAGATGTCACCAAGAGCAATCAGTGGGTAACGCTCGTTTCACCTGATGGTGCAGACAACTCTATTGCAATTAAGCAAGACGCATTCATTGCGACCACTGAGCTCGATGAGGGTAAAACCATTTCCTTAGCGCCCTCTTCCCCAAATCGTGGTAAACTCGTACTGGTTGTCGAAGGCGAAATAAAAATCGATGGTGCCACGCTTGAAACACGCGATGAAGTGCAGATTACCGAAGAAAAAGCCTACGAGATCAAAGCGTTGAAACCCTCTTGGGTTTTGGTATTTGATGTGCCAATGCACTAA
- the selB gene encoding selenocysteine-specific translation elongation factor yields MEYSIVGTAGHVDHGKTALITALTGFEGDSLEEEKRRGITINLSFSSMQNEAKNVAFIDVPGHEKLLKNMISGAFGFDASLVVVDANEGIMPQTKEHLEILNLLHVKNIIVALTKKDLATPEIIEQRTYEITEHLKTLHNLHLVEIIPVSIYELSTIQTLKNALFDLPVTPKKSNGLFRYYVDRSFSIAGAGTVVTGTVLDGTIKVGEKLFAPELEKEFVIRNLQVHDHDVEAAYSSQRTAINLQNAQKTAFEKGALLCKKGFIRGFDCADVWIESIGGHTLKHNAKVILYVGTKQVEARILFYETEESIERGFAKLQFNHKLFLVHDEPFIITASGRTIGGGRVLNPINDPMKKRVKLELLKALDAKDFKSAFTLLVEMHKHGFGLISSNQRFGLNHEEAITIANEMSDVFVDEKGLVLYPISMKNELERIIQAIYAKNAYALLSANSLSLKLKWASVALVESVLQKLCDEGMLDLVNGIYKNAQIDIDNIEALIEDRLYDILLKAEFTPEAPYNIYDELDIDRKMGDDALKSLTRAKKVVRLEHNLFVTTLALSAMMAHLREIMRKENGVDIKAFKEHFDISRKYLVAYLDYLDNFDDVKKEGNRRVLG; encoded by the coding sequence ATGGAGTATAGTATCGTTGGAACCGCAGGACATGTCGATCACGGTAAAACGGCTCTCATCACCGCTCTTACGGGTTTTGAGGGAGACAGTTTAGAAGAGGAAAAACGCCGAGGCATCACCATCAACCTCAGTTTTTCCAGTATGCAAAACGAGGCAAAGAACGTCGCGTTTATCGATGTTCCAGGGCATGAAAAGCTTTTAAAAAATATGATCTCAGGTGCCTTTGGTTTCGATGCCAGCTTGGTCGTTGTCGATGCGAATGAGGGCATTATGCCTCAAACCAAAGAGCATTTGGAGATCTTAAATCTTTTACATGTAAAGAATATTATCGTAGCACTCACCAAAAAAGACCTCGCAACACCTGAGATTATCGAGCAGCGAACCTACGAAATCACCGAGCATCTCAAAACACTTCACAACCTCCATTTGGTCGAGATTATCCCTGTCAGTATTTATGAACTTTCCACGATTCAAACGCTCAAGAACGCCCTGTTTGACCTACCCGTAACGCCTAAAAAAAGCAATGGGCTTTTTCGCTACTACGTTGACCGTTCTTTCTCCATCGCAGGTGCGGGAACCGTTGTGACAGGAACCGTACTGGATGGAACGATCAAAGTCGGTGAAAAACTTTTTGCGCCAGAGCTTGAAAAAGAGTTTGTTATCCGCAACCTTCAAGTCCACGACCACGATGTGGAAGCAGCCTATTCCTCTCAGCGAACCGCGATCAACCTTCAAAACGCCCAAAAAACGGCATTTGAAAAAGGGGCACTGCTGTGCAAAAAAGGGTTTATCCGTGGTTTTGACTGCGCGGATGTCTGGATAGAGAGCATCGGTGGACACACTCTAAAACACAACGCCAAAGTCATTTTATACGTCGGCACCAAGCAAGTCGAAGCGCGCATTTTGTTTTACGAAACCGAAGAGAGTATTGAGCGAGGTTTTGCCAAACTACAGTTCAATCACAAGCTCTTTTTAGTCCACGATGAGCCGTTCATTATCACAGCAAGCGGTCGCACCATCGGCGGTGGACGCGTACTCAATCCCATCAATGACCCAATGAAAAAAAGGGTGAAATTAGAGCTTCTTAAAGCACTGGACGCCAAGGATTTTAAAAGTGCTTTTACCCTTTTAGTGGAGATGCACAAACACGGCTTTGGGCTGATCTCGTCCAACCAACGCTTTGGGCTAAACCATGAAGAAGCGATAACGATCGCCAATGAAATGAGTGACGTTTTTGTCGATGAAAAAGGCTTAGTCCTCTACCCCATTTCGATGAAAAATGAGCTAGAACGCATCATTCAAGCCATTTACGCCAAAAATGCTTATGCCCTCCTCTCCGCCAATTCGCTCTCCCTCAAACTCAAATGGGCAAGCGTTGCCTTGGTCGAGAGCGTGCTTCAAAAACTCTGCGATGAAGGCATGTTGGATTTGGTGAATGGCATCTACAAAAACGCGCAAATCGACATCGACAATATCGAGGCCCTCATCGAAGATAGACTCTATGACATCTTACTTAAAGCCGAATTTACCCCAGAAGCTCCGTACAACATCTACGATGAACTCGACATCGACCGTAAAATGGGTGATGATGCCCTCAAAAGCCTCACGCGGGCTAAAAAGGTCGTTCGATTAGAGCACAACCTCTTTGTCACAACTCTTGCGCTCAGTGCCATGATGGCGCATCTACGAGAGATTATGCGCAAAGAAAATGGCGTTGACATCAAAGCCTTTAAAGAACACTTCGACATCAGTCGCAAATACTTGGTCGCGTATCTTGACTATCTTGATAATTTTGATGATGTAAAAAAAGAAGGGAATAGAAGGGTACTTGGATAA
- a CDS encoding YceI family protein, producing MKIKTLLATSLLAGTALFAGNYNVDPMHSSADFSVKHAMISTVKGNFSTFNGSFVYDEATKTLKSLNGTIQATSIDTGIKDRDEHLRSADLFDVAKYPTITFALDEIKGDKAYGKLTMKGITKPVVLVFENGGAATDLYGNKRVGLGLTGKINRSDFGITWNKALETGGVIVGEEVKIDVALEGILQK from the coding sequence ATGAAAATCAAAACACTACTCGCAACATCCTTGTTGGCAGGAACTGCCCTCTTTGCTGGAAACTACAACGTTGATCCTATGCACTCAAGTGCGGATTTTAGCGTCAAACACGCGATGATCTCAACTGTAAAAGGGAATTTTTCAACATTTAACGGAAGTTTTGTATACGATGAAGCGACCAAAACGCTTAAGTCTTTAAATGGAACCATTCAAGCAACTTCCATCGATACAGGTATTAAAGACAGAGACGAGCATTTACGCTCAGCTGATCTTTTTGATGTTGCAAAGTACCCAACCATCACGTTTGCATTGGATGAAATCAAAGGTGACAAAGCCTATGGAAAACTCACAATGAAAGGTATTACAAAACCTGTTGTTTTAGTTTTTGAGAACGGTGGAGCCGCGACAGATCTTTATGGCAACAAACGTGTTGGACTGGGACTAACAGGCAAGATCAACCGCTCAGACTTTGGCATCACATGGAACAAAGCCCTTGAAACAGGTGGTGTGATCGTGGGTGAAGAGGTTAAAATCGACGTAGCCCTTGAGGGAATTTTACAAAAATAA
- a CDS encoding PAS domain-containing protein has translation MSQIVLFAIIAFLGVIALTLYFRLQKLQSSAQTPKQHPMQEAETFQAMPLPILYKKNAQWFTNKAFTHAFGTMSKENAELLSTLPKNGEHAMELQFDNGITKQTLIYTAPLLGATGDFVAMIVDIAHLHKSKALLMQQKERLELALEGSDEALWDWDMKNETIFYSSKWKQLMGYETKDHPSTLSSWLNLVHSKDMALVNERLKAHLDGKSDLFVVDHRVRGSEPLRWVNVRGKVIVGKNEQPIRMVGTIRDISNRKGEEVREHAEHERFIAFVEHIPALCFIKNAQGHYLYMNQAYQKFLGFKTWKDKTAMSLFNERTAAEIAETDRLSLYEGIQEHNITLPTAEGFNTYFHLYKFVIDEENEKLLCGFCINKPFKE, from the coding sequence ATGTCCCAGATCGTCCTTTTTGCCATCATTGCTTTTTTAGGGGTTATCGCCTTAACCCTCTACTTTCGCCTTCAAAAACTCCAATCAAGCGCTCAAACACCCAAGCAACATCCCATGCAAGAAGCGGAGACGTTTCAAGCCATGCCTCTGCCCATTCTTTACAAAAAAAATGCGCAATGGTTCACCAATAAAGCCTTTACACATGCTTTTGGCACGATGAGCAAAGAGAATGCCGAGCTTTTAAGCACCCTTCCAAAAAACGGCGAACACGCGATGGAGCTTCAATTTGACAATGGCATCACCAAGCAAACGCTGATCTACACAGCACCTCTCTTAGGCGCAACGGGTGATTTTGTTGCGATGATCGTTGACATTGCGCATTTGCATAAAAGCAAAGCCTTGTTGATGCAGCAAAAAGAGCGTTTAGAACTCGCCCTTGAGGGAAGTGATGAGGCATTGTGGGACTGGGATATGAAAAATGAGACCATCTTCTACTCTTCAAAATGGAAACAGTTGATGGGCTATGAAACCAAAGATCACCCCTCTACCCTCTCCTCGTGGCTCAATTTAGTCCATTCCAAAGATATGGCATTGGTAAATGAACGCTTAAAAGCGCATCTGGATGGCAAGAGCGATCTGTTTGTGGTCGATCATCGCGTACGCGGGAGTGAGCCTTTGCGCTGGGTCAATGTGCGAGGCAAGGTCATTGTGGGTAAAAACGAACAGCCTATTCGTATGGTTGGCACCATTCGCGATATCAGCAACCGTAAAGGTGAAGAGGTTCGAGAACACGCGGAACACGAACGTTTTATCGCTTTTGTGGAGCATATCCCAGCGCTTTGTTTTATTAAAAATGCGCAGGGGCATTATCTGTATATGAATCAAGCTTATCAAAAATTCTTGGGCTTCAAAACATGGAAAGACAAAACAGCGATGAGCCTTTTCAATGAAAGAACAGCGGCAGAGATTGCTGAGACGGATCGTTTGAGCCTTTATGAAGGGATACAGGAGCACAATATTACACTCCCCACAGCAGAAGGGTTTAACACCTATTTTCATCTGTATAAATTTGTCATTGATGAAGAAAATGAAAAATTACTCTGTGGATTTTGCATTAACAAACCGTTCAAAGAGTAG
- a CDS encoding thioredoxin domain-containing protein: MKKYLLTLVALFSTTLFAATDAQIVEHFKSTVQVPNITITIVSRKPVEGIDGMDFVTLSLSDGTRSQKLSIFTKDDLIFPDVISIKQGGSIKEMMEMAELQKKLSAIYKKEEKKNVISLGNDPKKETLVVFTDPECPYCRQELAQIEQRLTTNNLKLIFTPVHERSSLEKSVIIYNETSKVKTDADKIKILKKYYDENVKYEQKISDADVAHIDALKLKYFGAGIKGVPFIVKEKELLK, from the coding sequence ATGAAAAAATATCTTTTAACGCTTGTTGCACTTTTCTCAACCACTCTTTTTGCAGCAACCGACGCACAAATTGTTGAACACTTTAAATCAACCGTGCAAGTCCCCAATATTACGATTACTATCGTCTCACGCAAACCTGTTGAAGGCATTGATGGTATGGATTTCGTGACTCTGAGTCTTAGCGATGGCACACGTTCTCAAAAACTGAGCATCTTCACCAAAGATGACCTCATCTTCCCTGATGTGATTAGCATCAAGCAAGGTGGAAGCATCAAAGAGATGATGGAGATGGCAGAGCTTCAGAAAAAGCTTTCAGCGATCTACAAAAAAGAGGAGAAGAAAAATGTGATCTCTTTGGGTAACGACCCTAAAAAAGAGACCTTAGTTGTCTTCACCGATCCTGAATGTCCTTACTGCAGACAAGAGCTTGCTCAAATCGAGCAACGCCTTACCACCAACAATCTTAAGTTGATTTTCACACCGGTTCACGAGCGCAGTTCCCTTGAAAAATCTGTGATTATTTACAACGAAACATCCAAAGTCAAAACCGATGCAGATAAGATCAAAATCTTGAAAAAATACTACGATGAAAACGTCAAATATGAGCAAAAAATCAGCGATGCAGATGTCGCGCATATTGATGCACTTAAACTAAAATACTTTGGTGCTGGCATCAAAGGAGTACCGTTTATCGTGAAAGAGAAAGAGCTTTTAAAATAA
- a CDS encoding MarR family winged helix-turn-helix transcriptional regulator — MKLRSDVKSYGERTDKSMQTWIQIVRAFTKIRNKELKYINECGLTMNQFEVLEVLYHRGDLQIGSITKLIMSTPGNVTVVVKNLLRDGFVQTLPSPEDSRVRIVSITESGRALIGGMFGKHAANLKSYFDVLSEEELVTLYDLLRKLQKAQ; from the coding sequence ATGAAACTACGATCAGACGTTAAAAGTTATGGTGAGCGCACCGATAAGAGTATGCAGACATGGATACAAATTGTAAGAGCCTTTACCAAAATCCGTAACAAAGAGTTGAAGTATATCAACGAATGCGGCTTAACGATGAACCAGTTTGAAGTTTTGGAAGTCCTTTACCATCGTGGCGATTTGCAAATAGGTTCTATCACAAAGCTGATTATGAGCACTCCTGGCAATGTCACTGTGGTTGTCAAAAATCTCCTCAGAGATGGCTTCGTGCAAACACTTCCATCGCCTGAAGATAGCCGTGTGCGTATCGTAAGCATTACCGAAAGCGGACGTGCGCTGATCGGTGGGATGTTTGGGAAACACGCCGCCAATCTCAAGAGTTATTTTGACGTGTTAAGCGAAGAAGAGTTGGTCACCTTGTATGACCTGTTACGAAAACTGCAAAAAGCGCAATAA
- a CDS encoding HD domain-containing protein yields MREKWAYLNDIEGCDVVALYTLHTLLEIAYLKEGKQRSLTINFHVAGGAMGYLECFQLDSIPLPPAKVTHTLSSSISKVLHVNLYAQLNEHEHYEELELVCEEGIYLLYFSENEEEAHYAKIEKNKTPRLPKVPKQEVMLPKELFSVEFFKENLAFVLLAHGEQKTPHGLPYSMHLLSVTAEVINALSCEPLSYDEVNVAIACALLHDVNEDTTTKITKESPIAGNKEVIAKGVLALTKEKNLLSKEAQMRDSLERLKKRQNCVAMVKLADRITNLGEPPKQWDEAKKRAYLEEAKVILSELGYAHRYLATKLSEKIEAYQLYM; encoded by the coding sequence ATGCGTGAAAAATGGGCTTATTTAAACGATATTGAGGGCTGCGACGTCGTGGCCCTTTATACGCTTCACACTCTTCTTGAAATCGCCTACCTTAAAGAGGGCAAACAGCGAAGTCTCACGATCAATTTTCATGTTGCAGGTGGCGCGATGGGTTATCTGGAGTGTTTTCAGCTAGACTCCATTCCTTTGCCTCCTGCAAAAGTCACACATACACTGAGTTCTTCGATCTCAAAGGTTTTACATGTAAACCTTTATGCCCAACTGAATGAGCATGAACACTACGAAGAGCTAGAGCTTGTGTGTGAAGAGGGCATCTATTTGCTCTATTTTAGTGAAAATGAAGAGGAAGCGCACTACGCTAAAATTGAAAAAAACAAAACTCCACGTCTGCCTAAAGTCCCAAAACAAGAGGTAATGTTGCCTAAAGAGCTTTTTAGTGTCGAATTTTTCAAAGAAAACCTTGCCTTTGTACTGTTGGCGCACGGTGAGCAAAAGACACCGCATGGCTTGCCGTATTCGATGCACCTTTTAAGTGTTACCGCCGAAGTCATCAATGCTTTGTCGTGTGAGCCACTCAGTTATGATGAAGTTAATGTTGCCATTGCTTGTGCGCTTTTGCATGACGTAAACGAAGACACGACCACCAAGATCACGAAAGAGAGCCCCATCGCAGGTAACAAAGAGGTGATCGCCAAAGGCGTTTTAGCACTCACGAAAGAGAAGAATTTGTTGTCCAAAGAGGCGCAAATGCGCGATAGTTTAGAACGACTCAAAAAGCGTCAAAACTGTGTGGCAATGGTCAAACTTGCCGATCGCATTACGAATCTTGGGGAGCCACCTAAGCAGTGGGATGAAGCGAAAAAAAGAGCATATTTGGAAGAAGCAAAGGTGATTTTGAGTGAACTTGGCTATGCGCATCGCTATCTTGCCACGAAATTAAGCGAAAAAATTGAGGCATATCAGCTTTACATGTAA